In one Sphingomonas sp. AP4-R1 genomic region, the following are encoded:
- a CDS encoding type 1 glutamine amidotransferase domain-containing protein: MSIEPGKVLIIATHRFENAELFEPRRALIEAGAAVTLASLSLDPIMGTIRDEPADWITPDALIADMAAADFDALLLPGGVSNPDTLRRDAASVQLIRDFVAAGKPVAAICHAPWLLAEADVVKGRAVAPWPSIRTDLRNAGATIVDEEVVVDGPLITSRSPDDIPAFNRAILDALGMAAG, translated from the coding sequence ATGTCCATCGAACCCGGGAAAGTCCTGATCATCGCCACCCACCGCTTCGAGAATGCGGAACTGTTCGAGCCCCGCCGGGCACTGATCGAGGCGGGCGCGGCGGTGACGCTCGCGTCGCTCTCGCTGGATCCGATCATGGGCACGATCCGCGATGAGCCGGCGGACTGGATCACCCCCGACGCGCTGATCGCGGACATGGCAGCGGCGGATTTCGATGCGCTGCTGCTGCCCGGCGGCGTCTCCAATCCCGATACGCTGCGGAGGGACGCGGCCTCCGTCCAACTGATCCGCGATTTCGTGGCGGCCGGAAAGCCCGTCGCCGCCATCTGCCATGCGCCGTGGCTGTTGGCCGAGGCGGACGTGGTGAAGGGCCGCGCCGTGGCGCCCTGGCCGTCGATCCGCACCGACCTGCGCAACGCGGGCGCGACGATCGTGGATGAGGAGGTGGTGGTGGACGGCCCGCTCATCACCAGCCGCAGCCCGGACGACATCCCCGCCTTCAATCGGGCGATCCTCGACGCGCTGGGGATGGCAGCGGGCTAA
- a CDS encoding P-II family nitrogen regulator, protein MKKVEAIIKPFKLDEVKEALHEVGVSGITVLEAKGFGRQKGHTELYRGAEYVVDFLPKVKLEVVVEDALAERVVEAIQNAAQTGRIGDGKIFVSTIDTVVRIRTGERDADAI, encoded by the coding sequence GTGAAGAAAGTCGAAGCGATCATCAAGCCGTTCAAGCTGGATGAGGTGAAGGAAGCCCTGCACGAGGTGGGCGTGTCGGGCATCACGGTCCTCGAGGCCAAGGGGTTCGGCCGTCAGAAAGGGCATACGGAGCTGTATCGCGGCGCCGAATATGTCGTGGATTTCCTGCCCAAGGTGAAGCTCGAGGTCGTGGTGGAGGACGCGCTGGCGGAGCGCGTCGTCGAGGCGATCCAGAACGCCGCGCAGACGGGCCGCATCGGCGACGGCAAGATCTTCGTCAGCACGATCGATACGGTCGTGCGGATCAGGACCGGGGAGAGGGATGCCGACGCGATCTGA
- the glnA gene encoding type I glutamate--ammonia ligase produces MANKASDVLKMIKDKEVEWVDLRFTDPKGKWQHLTMVSKVVGEDELNEGFMFDGSSIEGWKAINESDMILKPDLDAVWIDPFSATPMLILVCDIVEPSTGELYARDPRSCAKRAEAYVKTLGIGDTIYVGPEAEFFMFDSVQFDSTYDSSYYKIEDIELPTNSGKELEGGNLGHRPRAKGGYFPVAPVDSAVDIRAEMVSTMLDMGLPCDKHHHEVAAAQHELGLTFGTLVQTADRMQIYKYVVWQVAQAYGKTVTFMPKPIAKDNGSGMHTHMSIWDKGNPLFAGDGYAGLSDMCLYFIGGVIKHAKALNAFTNPTTNSYKRLVPGYEAPVLLAYSARNRSASCRIPYGAGAKAKRVEFRFPDAMANPYLCYAALLMAGLDGIENKIHPGEAMDKNLYDLPPEELKEIPTVCGSLREALDSLAADHAFLTKGGVFTEDQIESYMELKWPDVYRWEMAPSPVEFDMYYSY; encoded by the coding sequence ATGGCGAACAAGGCTTCCGACGTTCTCAAGATGATCAAGGACAAGGAGGTCGAGTGGGTCGATCTTCGCTTCACCGATCCGAAGGGCAAGTGGCAGCATCTCACGATGGTGTCGAAGGTCGTCGGTGAGGATGAGCTGAACGAAGGCTTCATGTTCGACGGCTCCTCGATCGAGGGCTGGAAGGCCATCAACGAGTCCGACATGATCCTGAAGCCGGATCTGGACGCCGTGTGGATCGATCCCTTCTCGGCCACGCCGATGCTGATCCTGGTCTGCGACATCGTCGAGCCTTCGACCGGCGAGCTGTATGCCCGCGATCCGCGCTCCTGCGCCAAGCGCGCCGAAGCCTATGTGAAGACGCTCGGCATCGGCGACACGATCTATGTCGGCCCGGAAGCCGAATTCTTCATGTTCGACAGCGTGCAGTTCGACAGCACCTATGACTCGTCCTACTACAAGATCGAGGACATCGAGCTGCCGACCAATAGCGGCAAGGAGCTGGAAGGCGGCAATCTGGGCCACCGTCCGCGCGCCAAGGGCGGTTACTTCCCGGTCGCCCCGGTCGACAGCGCCGTCGACATCCGCGCCGAGATGGTCTCGACCATGCTCGACATGGGCCTGCCCTGCGACAAGCATCACCACGAAGTCGCCGCCGCGCAGCACGAACTGGGCCTGACCTTCGGCACGCTGGTGCAGACCGCCGATCGCATGCAGATCTACAAGTATGTCGTGTGGCAGGTGGCGCAGGCCTACGGCAAGACCGTCACCTTCATGCCGAAGCCGATCGCCAAGGATAACGGCTCGGGCATGCACACCCACATGTCGATCTGGGACAAGGGCAACCCCCTGTTCGCCGGTGACGGCTATGCGGGCCTGTCTGACATGTGCCTGTATTTCATCGGCGGCGTGATCAAGCACGCCAAGGCGCTGAACGCCTTCACCAACCCGACCACCAACAGCTACAAGCGTCTGGTGCCGGGTTATGAGGCGCCGGTGCTGCTGGCTTACTCGGCGCGCAACCGCTCGGCTTCGTGCCGCATTCCTTATGGCGCGGGCGCCAAGGCGAAGCGCGTCGAATTCCGCTTCCCGGATGCGATGGCCAATCCGTACCTCTGCTATGCGGCGCTGCTGATGGCCGGCCTCGACGGCATCGAGAACAAGATCCACCCCGGCGAGGCGATGGACAAGAATCTCTATGACCTGCCGCCGGAAGAGCTGAAGGAAATCCCGACCGTGTGCGGCTCGCTCCGCGAAGCGCTCGACAGCCTGGCCGCCGACCACGCCTTCCTCACCAAGGGCGGCGTGTTCACCGAGGACCAGATCGAGAGCTACATGGAGCTGAAGTGGCCGGACGTGTACCGCTGGGAAATGGCGCCCAGCCCGGTCGAGTTCGACATGTATTATTCCTACTGA
- a CDS encoding PilZ domain-containing protein, protein MSASVHPIDVYQEVTIHNASRSGLMGESPIEVEVGQTIFVSLDDRTYLSGVVRWTKGQQFGLDLDDPLDLAGIAPEVDHGREIGHKPRAERVDLNLPARLHSGQSARPATIRNLSRSGMAIEAGEGLLAGQQVLVRIRERPLILARVQWNRTGLVGVATVSDVPLLQLLYSED, encoded by the coding sequence ATGTCGGCATCCGTTCACCCGATTGACGTGTATCAGGAAGTGACGATCCACAATGCGTCGCGCAGCGGCCTGATGGGGGAATCCCCCATCGAGGTCGAGGTCGGCCAGACGATCTTCGTCAGCCTTGACGACAGGACCTATCTGTCCGGCGTCGTGCGCTGGACCAAGGGCCAGCAGTTCGGCCTCGATCTGGACGATCCGCTGGATCTGGCCGGCATCGCCCCCGAGGTGGATCATGGCCGGGAGATCGGCCACAAGCCGCGCGCGGAACGCGTCGATCTCAATCTGCCGGCGCGTCTCCATTCGGGCCAGTCCGCCCGCCCGGCGACGATCCGCAACCTGTCGCGCAGCGGCATGGCGATCGAGGCGGGCGAGGGGCTTCTGGCGGGCCAGCAGGTGCTGGTGCGCATCCGCGAGCGGCCGCTGATCCTCGCGCGCGTCCAGTGGAACCGCACGGGCCTGGTGGGTGTCGCCACGGTCTCCGACGTGCCGCTGCTGCAATTGCTCTATTCCGAGGACTGA
- a CDS encoding response regulator transcription factor, with the protein MNIGKQCDLQVNKSVYVVDDSAEMRRSLHKLFGAMGIDAFPFRSGCDFLDRIDDLKPAPILMDIRMPDIDGLELMGELRRRAKTWPVIVITAHGEVPIAVRAMRLGAIEFLSKPFEMGELEGALDMAFDALQDRATEERDRNAALARLASLTQREREIVNRLATGLSNKEIARELDLSVRTVEMHRANAMRKLQTGNVVGLVALMAVVEGGRTAIGHA; encoded by the coding sequence ATGAATATCGGGAAGCAGTGCGACCTTCAGGTTAACAAGAGCGTTTACGTCGTCGACGACAGCGCGGAGATGCGCCGTTCCCTTCACAAATTGTTCGGCGCGATGGGTATCGACGCATTCCCCTTCCGCTCCGGCTGCGACTTTCTCGACCGGATCGACGATCTGAAACCGGCCCCGATCCTCATGGATATCCGCATGCCCGATATCGACGGGCTGGAACTGATGGGCGAGCTTCGGCGGAGGGCCAAGACCTGGCCCGTGATCGTGATCACCGCCCATGGCGAAGTGCCGATCGCGGTGCGCGCGATGCGGCTGGGCGCGATCGAATTTCTCTCCAAGCCCTTCGAAATGGGGGAACTGGAGGGCGCGCTCGATATGGCGTTCGATGCGCTGCAGGATCGCGCCACGGAAGAGCGGGACCGCAATGCCGCGCTCGCGCGACTGGCAAGCCTGACCCAGCGCGAGCGGGAGATCGTCAACCGGCTGGCGACCGGGCTTTCGAACAAGGAAATCGCCCGCGAGCTGGATCTCAGCGTGCGGACGGTGGAGATGCATCGCGCCAATGCGATGCGCAAGCTGCAGACCGGCAATGTGGTGGGCTTGGTCGCGCTGATGGCGGTGGTCGAAGGCGGCAGGACGGCAATCGGCCACGCCTAG
- a CDS encoding ATP-binding protein produces the protein MIWIASVSRAHLLHRHGITLAVEGNDARVRDHELYVARTLDAVRMAMDHVFQLYGEALIAGARSPSGPIFLGSDPVLAGRLLAGTRIASGDGRIIAAVGRSPTALPADLLAWMGRAPMQDGRLLISPPFRDPATGAERIYAIRRFMRAPDRTDRTNRILAIVPMAPAALLGVTGDAWGATNTDTVIIGDDGIVRARMIGDRVVPNVRLSGAEWAWLGLGPGAWDRIRHGDAHGRHSGEGGRDHVARSASFHHARAYPLIVASAVGHGATLNPFHWFGRVHLAGALTRTIAVLAVAWLAFRAIDAQVRRELALAENNRRLLVAQMMGRMGEWSWDAATDTVWRSPVLDWLYGDRGRQRKKLADILPGLDPEDRRRVEEAFHVVMATGEPCEFQRRGGAQDGGRRVRRVIAYPTRNAEGTIIGVHGIDQDVTTAKRLESLESRIVQLSRLDAMHLMAATLAHEINQPLAAAANYLVASRRLLARPGTAPHPEIEDLILSGETQVRNAGQIVRRVREMVMKRDEHVPIVVSGAWHRAAELVEAVTEDRAILFETEIDEDAAMVIADEVQLSQVFTNLMRNAVEAVPAGPVLIGLRVRRDDKGCVRLDVRDNGSGVAMPDHDVFAPLETTKESGFGLGLIISRTIVEAHGGRIWIESSGAEGTVVAFTLQNGVP, from the coding sequence GTGATCTGGATCGCCTCGGTCAGTCGGGCGCATCTGCTGCATCGTCATGGGATCACCCTGGCCGTGGAGGGCAACGACGCCCGCGTGCGCGATCACGAACTCTATGTCGCGCGCACGCTGGATGCGGTGCGGATGGCCATGGATCATGTGTTCCAGCTTTACGGAGAGGCGTTGATCGCGGGCGCGCGTTCCCCGTCCGGGCCGATCTTCCTCGGGAGTGATCCGGTACTCGCCGGGCGGCTTCTGGCCGGCACGCGGATCGCGTCCGGGGACGGGAGGATCATCGCCGCTGTCGGCCGCTCGCCGACGGCGCTTCCCGCGGATCTTCTGGCATGGATGGGCCGTGCGCCCATGCAGGACGGGCGGCTCCTGATCAGCCCGCCATTCCGGGACCCGGCGACGGGGGCGGAGCGCATTTACGCGATACGACGCTTCATGCGGGCGCCCGACCGCACCGACCGCACCAATCGCATCCTGGCGATCGTGCCGATGGCGCCGGCGGCGCTGCTGGGGGTGACGGGCGATGCGTGGGGCGCGACGAACACGGATACGGTGATCATCGGGGACGACGGCATCGTTCGCGCGCGCATGATCGGCGACCGTGTCGTTCCGAACGTGCGGCTGAGCGGTGCCGAGTGGGCATGGCTCGGCCTCGGTCCGGGGGCCTGGGACCGGATCCGACACGGCGATGCGCATGGGCGCCATTCCGGAGAGGGCGGGCGGGATCATGTCGCCCGTTCGGCCAGCTTCCATCATGCGCGGGCCTATCCGCTGATCGTGGCGAGCGCGGTGGGGCATGGGGCCACCCTCAATCCGTTTCATTGGTTCGGGCGGGTCCATCTGGCCGGCGCGCTGACGCGCACGATCGCCGTGCTGGCCGTCGCCTGGCTGGCCTTCCGCGCGATCGATGCGCAGGTGCGACGCGAACTGGCTCTGGCCGAGAATAATCGCCGCCTGCTGGTCGCCCAGATGATGGGGCGGATGGGCGAGTGGAGCTGGGATGCCGCCACCGATACGGTCTGGCGTTCGCCGGTGCTGGATTGGCTGTATGGCGATCGGGGCCGGCAGCGAAAGAAGCTGGCGGACATTCTGCCCGGCCTCGATCCCGAGGATCGCAGGCGGGTGGAAGAGGCGTTCCACGTCGTGATGGCCACCGGCGAGCCCTGCGAGTTCCAGCGGCGGGGCGGGGCCCAGGATGGCGGGCGGCGGGTGCGCCGCGTGATCGCCTATCCGACCCGCAATGCCGAGGGCACGATCATCGGCGTGCACGGGATCGATCAGGACGTCACCACCGCGAAGCGCCTCGAAAGCCTGGAGAGCCGGATCGTCCAGCTGTCGCGGCTGGATGCGATGCATCTGATGGCCGCCACGCTGGCGCATGAGATCAACCAGCCGCTCGCCGCCGCCGCCAATTATCTGGTCGCCAGCCGGCGCCTGCTCGCGCGGCCCGGCACGGCCCCCCATCCGGAGATCGAGGATCTGATCCTGTCGGGCGAGACGCAGGTCCGCAACGCCGGGCAGATCGTCCGGCGCGTCCGGGAGATGGTGATGAAGCGGGACGAGCATGTTCCGATCGTCGTGTCCGGCGCTTGGCACAGGGCCGCGGAACTGGTCGAGGCCGTGACAGAGGACAGGGCCATCCTCTTCGAAACCGAGATCGACGAGGATGCCGCGATGGTGATCGCGGACGAGGTGCAACTGAGCCAGGTCTTCACCAATCTGATGCGGAATGCGGTGGAGGCCGTGCCGGCCGGCCCTGTCCTGATCGGCCTGCGCGTGCGGAGAGACGACAAGGGCTGCGTGCGGCTGGACGTGCGCGACAATGGCAGCGGCGTCGCCATGCCCGATCACGACGTCTTCGCGCCGCTGGAGACGACGAAGGAATCGGGCTTCGGCCTCGGTCTCATCATCTCCCGCACGATCGTGGAGGCGCACGGAGGGCGCATCTGGATCGAGTCGTCCGGCGCCGAGGGAACGGTCGTCGCCTTCACGCTGCAGAACGGGGTGCCCTGA